In Brevundimonas subvibrioides, a genomic segment contains:
- a CDS encoding TonB family protein — MMMQTAGGPRLVSPIDFAERKRPLPRSTWIAIGVVALAHVGVGAVLYYQRVETEVAPAPPARVIETTMFRPKPRPPEPVRSTTPPAANPDVNRTPLPDQPVETLDTVTSDTTVANTGPVINTTTPVAPTAAQGTGSEPADTTPPGPPVITSPRWVSQPNADQLARAYPGRALSQSVSGSARLTCLVQANGSVTGCSVVSETPGGFGFGRAALGLTRYFRMSPRTVDGQAVDGARVTIGLRFNLPED; from the coding sequence ATGATGATGCAGACCGCAGGCGGACCCCGACTGGTCAGCCCGATCGATTTCGCCGAACGCAAAAGACCCCTGCCCCGATCCACCTGGATCGCCATCGGAGTGGTCGCCCTGGCCCATGTCGGGGTCGGTGCCGTGCTGTACTACCAGAGGGTGGAGACGGAGGTCGCCCCTGCGCCTCCGGCGCGGGTCATCGAGACCACAATGTTCCGCCCGAAACCCCGGCCGCCGGAGCCGGTCAGATCGACCACGCCGCCCGCGGCCAATCCCGATGTCAACCGTACGCCTCTGCCGGACCAGCCGGTCGAGACTCTCGATACGGTCACGTCCGACACCACCGTTGCCAATACGGGACCGGTCATCAACACGACCACACCGGTCGCCCCGACCGCGGCCCAGGGCACGGGCAGTGAACCCGCCGACACGACGCCGCCCGGCCCGCCGGTCATCACCTCACCCCGCTGGGTCAGTCAGCCGAACGCGGACCAGCTGGCTCGCGCCTATCCCGGCCGGGCGCTCTCGCAGTCAGTGTCGGGGTCGGCGCGGCTCACCTGCCTGGTCCAGGCCAATGGCTCGGTCACAGGCTGCAGCGTCGTGTCCGAGACGCCCGGCGGCTTTGGCTTCGGCCGCGCCGCCCTGGGGCTGACGCGCTATTTCCGCATGAGCCCGCGTACCGTGGATGGTCAGGCGGTGGACGGGGCCCGGGTCACGATCGGCCTGCGGTTCAATCTGCCGGAGGATTGA
- a CDS encoding transglycosylase SLT domain-containing protein, producing the protein MSVGAIPASGGVEAAIRRAATATGVDFDFLMKTARRESAFNPSAQARTSSAAGLFQFIEQTWLATVKQHGAQHGYGQYADLIHRGSDGRWRVDGSARNVVLDLRFDPQAASTMAAELTASNAAYLRGRTGREPGAGDLYAAHFLGPAGAAQIMEAMQTRPGASAAAMFPQAAAANRSIFYRDGRAATVAEVHANLQRTAGEGAPALGSGGPGLPALDEKDTAIAARLDRLKQDQGLLALLLGQEGDQKPGSFTKAFGSGSESTSGSGW; encoded by the coding sequence ATGAGCGTCGGAGCGATTCCAGCATCGGGAGGGGTGGAGGCGGCGATCCGTCGTGCCGCCACCGCGACCGGCGTGGACTTCGACTTCCTGATGAAGACGGCGCGCCGCGAGAGCGCCTTCAATCCGTCGGCCCAAGCGCGGACCTCATCGGCGGCGGGGCTGTTCCAGTTCATCGAGCAGACCTGGCTGGCGACCGTCAAGCAGCACGGGGCCCAGCACGGATATGGCCAGTATGCCGACCTGATCCATCGGGGCTCGGACGGACGCTGGCGGGTGGATGGGTCGGCGCGCAATGTGGTGCTGGATCTGAGATTCGACCCGCAGGCCGCCTCGACCATGGCGGCCGAGCTTACGGCGTCGAATGCCGCCTATCTGCGCGGGCGGACCGGTCGTGAGCCGGGGGCCGGCGACCTGTATGCGGCGCACTTCCTGGGGCCGGCGGGGGCCGCCCAGATCATGGAGGCCATGCAGACCCGGCCGGGTGCCAGCGCGGCGGCCATGTTCCCGCAGGCGGCGGCGGCGAACCGCTCGATCTTCTATCGCGACGGGAGAGCGGCGACGGTGGCCGAGGTGCACGCCAATCTGCAACGGACGGCGGGCGAGGGGGCACCGGCCCTGGGCTCGGGCGGCCCCGGCCTTCCCGCGCTGGACGAAAAGGACACGGCCATCGCCGCGCGCTTGGACCGCCTGAAACAGGATCAGGGTCTGCTGGCGCTGCTGCTGGGACAGGAGGGCGACCAGAAGCCCGGTAGCTTCACCAAGGCCTTCGGATCGGGATCGGAATCGACCTCCGGAAGCGGGTGGTAA
- a CDS encoding DUF2336 domain-containing protein, whose product MTAYRARLTEFDIRRLIKATDEDERASAAHKLCRSIDRIDLEDADREAAQKIIRVMANDSAELVRRALAVTLKSSDLVPHDVARLLAADVDSIALAIIGSSPVFTDDDLIEIVKAGSALRQVAVAARPRVSRDVADVLAADGCEQAVRTLASNDNADISESAMGRVIDRFGSAPEVVAALAYRQVLPLDITERLVALASEAVRHHLVMRHAVAPETAIRLSTFARERATVDLVDQAATTADVATFVSQLNARRALTGSLLLRALARGQMTLFEHGLAELASTPHERAWLMVHDAGPLGLKAIYDRAGLPPRLFMAFRAGVDTWRQLSAEGIDTTGEAFRERMLERFLTQRPNASRDDLAYLMERLDRPAETPLRLMAANAA is encoded by the coding sequence ATGACCGCCTACCGTGCCCGTCTGACCGAGTTCGACATCCGCCGCCTGATCAAGGCGACGGACGAGGACGAGCGCGCCTCGGCCGCACACAAGCTGTGTCGCAGCATCGACCGGATCGACCTCGAAGATGCGGATCGGGAAGCCGCACAGAAGATTATCCGGGTGATGGCCAATGATTCGGCCGAGCTGGTGCGGCGTGCCCTGGCGGTGACGCTGAAGAGCTCTGACCTGGTTCCCCACGATGTGGCGCGACTGCTGGCGGCGGACGTGGATTCCATCGCCCTGGCGATCATCGGATCCTCTCCCGTGTTCACCGACGACGACCTGATCGAGATCGTGAAAGCCGGATCGGCCCTGCGGCAGGTGGCTGTCGCGGCGCGGCCACGCGTGTCGCGTGACGTGGCCGATGTCCTGGCCGCTGATGGCTGCGAACAGGCGGTGCGGACCCTGGCATCGAACGACAATGCCGACATCTCCGAAAGCGCCATGGGCCGGGTCATCGACCGGTTCGGTTCGGCCCCCGAGGTGGTGGCCGCCCTGGCCTATCGCCAGGTCCTGCCGCTGGATATCACGGAGCGGCTGGTGGCCCTGGCCAGCGAGGCTGTTCGCCATCATCTGGTCATGCGCCACGCAGTGGCGCCCGAGACCGCCATTCGCCTGTCGACCTTTGCGCGCGAACGGGCGACCGTCGACCTGGTCGATCAGGCCGCAACGACAGCGGATGTCGCCACCTTCGTCAGCCAGTTGAATGCCCGGCGTGCGCTGACCGGCTCGTTGCTGCTGCGGGCCCTGGCGCGCGGGCAGATGACCCTGTTCGAGCACGGCCTGGCCGAACTGGCTTCAACCCCGCACGAGCGCGCCTGGCTGATGGTGCACGACGCGGGTCCGCTGGGGCTGAAGGCCATCTACGACCGGGCCGGCCTGCCGCCGCGTCTGTTCATGGCCTTCCGGGCGGGGGTCGATACGTGGCGTCAGCTGTCGGCCGAGGGCATCGACACGACCGGCGAGGCCTTCCGCGAACGGATGCTTGAACGGTTCCTGACCCAGAGGCCGAACGCGTCGCGCGACGACCTGGCCTATCTGATGGAGCGTCTGGACCGGCCGGCGGAGACGCCACTGCGGCTGATGGCAGCGAACGCGGCCTGA
- a CDS encoding Hpt domain-containing protein, whose amino-acid sequence MSSPAQVTRPPNTLLAKVGGGFSGVNADAIAKAEEALKAMSGQFGQWLQDEISKLDSAQAAIRTSGYTSKTAEDLYFRAHDLKGLGATYQYPLVTRLAGSLCKLMDDPIRRMEAPMVLIDAHIDAIRAVVRDQIQTDDHPTGRVLSETLEAQVAAHRAA is encoded by the coding sequence ATGAGCAGTCCGGCTCAAGTTACCCGCCCACCCAACACGCTGCTCGCCAAGGTCGGCGGTGGCTTCAGCGGCGTCAACGCCGATGCAATCGCCAAGGCCGAAGAGGCCCTGAAGGCGATGTCGGGTCAGTTCGGGCAGTGGCTGCAGGACGAGATTTCCAAGCTGGACTCCGCCCAGGCCGCGATCCGCACCAGTGGTTACACCAGCAAGACGGCCGAAGACCTGTATTTCAGGGCGCACGACCTCAAGGGTCTGGGGGCCACCTATCAGTATCCGCTGGTCACGCGCCTGGCCGGATCGCTGTGCAAGCTGATGGACGATCCGATCCGGCGAATGGAAGCACCCATGGTGCTGATCGACGCCCACATCGACGCCATCCGCGCTGTTGTCCGTGATCAGATCCAGACCGACGACCACCCCACCGGCCGCGTTCTGTCCGAGACGCTCGAAGCCCAGGTTGCGGCACACCGCGCGGCGTAA
- a CDS encoding NAD kinase — MNAPSSPPRLAFCASDRPEALEARDRLSTLYGSTPEAEADVIVALGGDGFMLETLHANMTRRTPVYGMNRGSVGFLMNDYEEDALLERISAAGRAVIHPLQMDAWTESGAVHTGLAINEVSLLRQTRQSAKLRIRVDGKVRLEELSCDGCMVATPAGSTAYNLSAHGPIIPLDARMLALTPISAFRPRRWRGALLPHRARVEFEVLEADKRPVSAVADSLEIRRVVKVAIKERRDVALTMLFDAGRSFEERVLAEQFTA, encoded by the coding sequence GTGAACGCTCCATCTTCCCCGCCGCGGCTGGCCTTCTGCGCCAGCGATCGACCCGAGGCGCTGGAAGCCCGCGATCGACTGTCCACCCTCTATGGGTCGACGCCCGAGGCCGAGGCGGATGTCATCGTGGCCCTGGGCGGCGACGGGTTCATGCTGGAGACGCTGCACGCCAACATGACGCGCCGGACGCCCGTCTATGGCATGAACCGCGGCTCGGTCGGCTTCCTGATGAACGACTACGAGGAAGACGCCCTGCTGGAGCGAATCTCCGCCGCCGGGCGCGCGGTCATCCATCCGCTCCAGATGGACGCCTGGACCGAAAGCGGCGCGGTCCACACCGGCCTGGCCATCAACGAGGTCTCCCTGCTGCGCCAGACCCGTCAATCGGCCAAACTCAGGATCAGGGTCGACGGCAAGGTGCGGCTGGAGGAACTGTCCTGCGATGGCTGCATGGTCGCCACGCCGGCCGGATCGACCGCCTACAACCTGTCCGCCCATGGTCCGATCATCCCGCTGGATGCCCGGATGCTGGCCCTGACGCCGATCAGTGCCTTCCGCCCCCGGCGATGGCGCGGGGCCCTGCTGCCGCATCGCGCCAGGGTCGAGTTCGAGGTGCTGGAGGCGGACAAGCGGCCGGTCAGCGCCGTCGCCGACAGTCTGGAAATCCGGCGCGTGGTGAAGGTTGCGATCAAGGAGCGGCGCGACGTCGCCCTGACCATGCTGTTCGATGCCGGCCGTTCGTTCGAGGAACGCGTCCTGGCCGAACAATTCACCGCCTGA
- a CDS encoding DUF2336 domain-containing protein, which yields MTAAIRLLTLDPADAGTVTSASHLLDLARGKTTDDRRRLLLGIAALCDATPPGAEASPLLGDIFMIIARQAERDIRKALSESLASAEWAPPALIAMLALDEIEIARPVIAASPLLKDQDLLRVLLEATIEHQIEVARRPHISGTVADAIIDRGDPATLTALAGNRTAQVSEDALARLIEHSSRIAALRAPLTRHPHLNGALAVQLYQWVGQALREAISERFQVDETRLANAVDTVTRPPPAEPRGIGNTVAAIVDKEEMERRLVAKLQSSGQLRAGFLIRAVREKRLSLFEHGVTALSGFPLRQVRAALARPSPDALFLMCAAVGIDRAVFPALLEEIRAMSDGRPGDFDTGYPGRTSLSPAAAAREFRALMGHAGG from the coding sequence GTGACCGCTGCCATCCGCCTGCTGACCCTTGATCCTGCCGATGCAGGGACGGTGACCTCGGCATCGCACCTGCTGGATCTCGCCCGCGGCAAGACCACCGACGACCGCCGCCGTCTCCTGCTCGGCATCGCTGCCCTCTGCGACGCCACACCGCCGGGAGCCGAGGCTTCGCCCCTGCTTGGCGATATCTTCATGATCATCGCACGCCAGGCCGAGCGCGATATCCGAAAGGCCCTGTCCGAAAGCCTGGCCTCGGCCGAGTGGGCACCGCCGGCCCTGATCGCCATGCTGGCCCTGGACGAAATCGAGATCGCACGGCCCGTCATCGCCGCCAGTCCTCTCCTGAAAGACCAGGACCTTCTGCGCGTCCTGCTCGAAGCGACCATCGAACATCAGATCGAGGTCGCCCGGCGCCCGCATATCAGCGGCACGGTCGCCGATGCCATCATCGACCGCGGCGACCCGGCCACCCTGACCGCGCTCGCCGGCAACCGCACCGCCCAGGTCAGCGAGGATGCCCTGGCGCGGCTGATCGAACACTCCAGCCGCATCGCCGCCCTGCGTGCGCCCCTGACCCGCCACCCGCACCTGAACGGCGCCCTGGCCGTGCAACTGTATCAGTGGGTCGGTCAGGCCCTGCGCGAGGCCATCAGCGAACGATTCCAGGTCGATGAGACCAGGCTGGCCAACGCCGTCGACACAGTCACCCGTCCGCCCCCGGCAGAGCCCCGGGGCATCGGGAACACCGTCGCCGCCATCGTCGACAAGGAAGAGATGGAACGCCGCCTGGTGGCCAAGCTGCAAAGCTCCGGGCAGCTGCGTGCCGGCTTCCTGATCCGTGCCGTCCGGGAAAAGCGCCTCAGCCTGTTCGAGCATGGCGTGACCGCACTGAGCGGCTTTCCTCTTCGCCAGGTCCGTGCCGCTCTCGCGCGTCCCAGCCCCGATGCCCTGTTCCTGATGTGCGCGGCTGTCGGTATCGACCGGGCGGTTTTCCCCGCCTTGCTGGAAGAAATCCGCGCGATGAGCGATGGACGGCCGGGCGACTTCGACACCGGTTATCCCGGCCGCACATCCCTGTCCCCCGCCGCCGCTGCGCGGGAGTTCCGCGCCCTGATGGGCCACGCCGGCGGCTGA
- a CDS encoding class II aldolase/adducin family protein, translating into MADGAAQSLKSRVSAGEWQARVDLAALYRLVALHGWDDMIFTHISARVPGPEHHFLINPYGHYFEEITASSLVKVDLEGKIVQETQSFINPAGFTIHSAIHGAREDAHFVIHLHTVAGVGVAAQAEGLLPIGQNACLLHHQVAYHGYEGLALNHDERERLVADLGDKPLMLLRNHGTLAVGQTAAAAWVGMFFLERACAQQIAALSGGREHVLMAPDAAQAETREQGKGIGFVSGLAWPGALRLLDRKSPGYDA; encoded by the coding sequence ATGGCCGACGGTGCCGCCCAAAGCCTCAAGTCGCGTGTCTCGGCCGGGGAATGGCAGGCGCGGGTCGACCTGGCCGCGCTTTACCGGCTGGTCGCCCTGCACGGCTGGGACGACATGATCTTCACCCACATCTCCGCCCGCGTGCCGGGGCCGGAGCATCATTTCCTGATCAACCCCTATGGCCATTACTTCGAGGAGATCACGGCCTCGTCCCTGGTGAAGGTCGATCTGGAGGGCAAGATCGTTCAGGAGACGCAGAGCTTCATCAATCCGGCAGGCTTCACGATCCATTCGGCCATCCACGGCGCGCGCGAGGACGCGCATTTCGTCATCCATCTGCACACGGTGGCGGGCGTGGGGGTCGCGGCCCAGGCGGAGGGGCTTTTGCCGATCGGACAGAACGCCTGCCTGCTGCACCATCAGGTCGCCTATCACGGCTATGAGGGGCTGGCGCTGAACCACGATGAGCGGGAGCGGCTGGTGGCGGATCTGGGGGACAAGCCGCTGATGTTGCTCCGTAATCACGGAACGCTGGCCGTGGGTCAGACGGCGGCGGCGGCCTGGGTCGGGATGTTCTTTCTGGAGCGGGCCTGTGCCCAGCAGATCGCCGCGCTGTCCGGTGGCCGCGAGCATGTCCTGATGGCCCCCGACGCCGCCCAGGCCGAGACCCGGGAACAGGGCAAGGGGATCGGCTTCGTTTCCGGCCTGGCGTGGCCGGGGGCCCTGCGCCTGCTGGACCGCAAGTCACCCGGCTACGACGCCTGA
- a CDS encoding efflux RND transporter periplasmic adaptor subunit encodes MIKRHFFLVAAVVVLGLMIVAAVMRVAFAGDEAGAGGPGGGGRGGGRGQAVEAAVVAQRPFSDQINVLGVARGRRSVNVTSNTSELITGVLFTDGQRVAAGTPLVQLQAREEDAGIIQARANVLQAEREYERYRVLAERGIAPRVTAEVAQTTLDTARASLSAAEARRGDRVIRAPFAGTLGLSTVTAGTLISPGAVITTLDDTTVIRVDFPVPERYIGVLRSGLSITATADAYGNEQFSGRIALVDTRINETTRAVTARAEFPNPGGRIRPGMLLRVAIQQGQRMTPAVPEAAVQYEGDGAFVYRIAAGDKGSTAQRVEVETGAVEGGFVEIVSGLNANDRVVAGGLNRIQPNAPVTVGGAGGARRAGATAPTGTAQPQAAAR; translated from the coding sequence GTGATCAAACGTCATTTCTTTCTTGTCGCCGCAGTCGTGGTCCTGGGTCTGATGATCGTGGCCGCCGTCATGCGCGTGGCCTTTGCCGGTGACGAGGCGGGTGCGGGCGGCCCGGGCGGCGGCGGTCGCGGGGGTGGAAGGGGGCAGGCGGTCGAGGCGGCCGTCGTCGCCCAGCGTCCCTTCAGCGACCAGATCAATGTGCTGGGCGTCGCGCGCGGCCGGCGGTCGGTCAACGTCACCTCCAACACCTCTGAACTGATCACCGGGGTGCTCTTTACGGACGGGCAGCGGGTCGCGGCGGGAACGCCCCTGGTTCAGCTTCAGGCGCGCGAGGAGGACGCCGGCATCATCCAGGCCCGGGCCAACGTCCTTCAGGCCGAACGGGAATACGAACGCTATCGGGTCCTGGCAGAGCGCGGGATCGCCCCGCGGGTGACGGCTGAGGTGGCCCAGACGACGCTGGACACGGCACGGGCTTCGCTGTCGGCGGCCGAGGCGCGACGCGGCGACCGGGTCATCCGTGCGCCATTCGCCGGGACCCTGGGCCTGTCGACGGTGACGGCGGGCACGCTGATCAGCCCCGGTGCGGTCATCACGACGCTGGACGATACCACGGTGATCCGCGTCGATTTCCCGGTGCCGGAACGCTACATCGGCGTGCTTCGCTCGGGCCTTTCGATCACGGCGACCGCAGACGCCTATGGCAACGAACAGTTCTCGGGCCGCATCGCCCTGGTGGATACCCGGATCAACGAGACGACCCGCGCCGTTACCGCCCGCGCCGAGTTCCCCAATCCGGGCGGACGCATTCGACCGGGCATGCTGCTGCGTGTCGCCATCCAGCAGGGTCAGCGCATGACGCCGGCGGTACCCGAGGCGGCGGTCCAGTACGAAGGCGACGGAGCCTTCGTCTATCGCATTGCGGCAGGCGACAAGGGATCGACCGCCCAGCGCGTCGAAGTCGAGACCGGGGCCGTCGAGGGGGGCTTTGTCGAGATCGTCTCCGGTCTGAACGCCAACGATCGGGTCGTCGCGGGCGGCCTCAACCGCATCCAGCCCAATGCGCCGGTGACGGTCGGCGGTGCGGGCGGTGCCCGGCGTGCCGGAGCTACGGCACCGACCGGCACCGCGCAGCCGCAGGCCGCCGCGCGATGA
- a CDS encoding efflux RND transporter permease subunit: MLSDVSVRRPVLAAVAAIVLCVIGAAAFFFLPVRELPDVDPPIVSVSTSYAGASAEVIENRITEPIEQQVAGIQGVERITSSSRDGRSNVTIEFALDRDIDVAASDVRDRVSRVQGRLPDQAQPPEVSKADSDSQPIMILFLRSSSMNRLELTDYADRYLLDRLATVPGVAQAQIYGEQRYAMRIWLDADAMGARGLTVSDVENSLSAQNVELPAGALESTDKDYTVRVARTYARAQDFAQLPIGTTGSASIGSAGASGAVSTGSIPNGSGASGALQPRATYVTRLGDIARVEEAPAESRRLFRGNGLDQIGLAVTRQAQSNDLEISKGVTALVDEIRPSLPEGTELVVGSDNSVFTSHAIDEVWITIGISMALVALVNFIFLGSLRAALIPSIVAPICLLSTFIVLAPLGFSLNLLTLLALVLAIGLVVDDAIVVVENIQRRLDHGEPPLVAAERGTRQVFFAVIATTITLLSVFAPLLFLPGYVGRLFVELAAAIAAAVAFSAFLALSLSPMLASKILRPAAGSGWLARKVDWAMDGLKNSYADSLKMMVGKRIAVIGVSLLILLVGAGAATMFLTLPDELVPPEDRGRVQVRVQGPEGAGFDYTRKIMLGLEPILAEYKNGGEVESYLISSPGFGGGNFNTGNASLILKDWSERDRTADQIAQELNGKLRGQTGAQVNASVPGAFQRGGGGGGGGGGGSNSLEMIVTGSEYGEIYDWLQPVLAAAQENPGFSRPRLNYEPNAPRVLVEVDPEKAAALGVSSQEIGRTLETMFGSRRATTYIRGGQEYDVILQTDREDRSSLGDLETLYVGAGSGALVPLSSVVTTRTSGDTPDRRRLDRQRAITLSADLNPGTTIADAVAFMNTQIAEQPRGVVNIQYGGAARDQQEAGGAVAWAFALALLLVFLVLAAQFESWITPAVIMLTVPLAAAGGLFGLFMAGSSLNIYSQIGLIILIGIAAKNGILIVEFANQLRDQGRSITEAIIESASLRLRPIIMTSIATAFGALPLVLWSGAGAGSRQTIGVVIFTGAMFSTLLTLFVVPVIYGALARFTRSPEYTARKIEEWEAQEVTANDPVPAAAE, translated from the coding sequence ATGCTGTCCGACGTTTCCGTCCGGCGGCCAGTCCTGGCGGCTGTGGCCGCCATCGTGCTGTGCGTGATCGGGGCTGCGGCCTTCTTCTTCCTGCCGGTGCGCGAACTGCCCGACGTCGATCCGCCGATCGTGTCGGTCTCCACCAGCTATGCGGGCGCTTCCGCAGAGGTGATCGAGAACCGGATCACCGAGCCGATCGAGCAGCAGGTCGCCGGGATCCAGGGCGTCGAGCGGATCACCTCGTCCAGCCGTGATGGCCGGTCCAATGTGACGATCGAATTCGCTCTGGACCGCGATATCGACGTGGCCGCCTCGGACGTGCGCGACCGGGTCAGCCGGGTGCAGGGACGCCTGCCCGACCAGGCCCAGCCGCCGGAAGTCTCCAAGGCCGATTCCGACAGCCAGCCCATCATGATCCTGTTCCTGCGGTCGTCATCGATGAACCGGCTGGAGCTGACGGATTATGCCGATCGCTATCTGCTGGACCGGCTGGCGACCGTGCCGGGCGTGGCCCAGGCGCAGATCTATGGCGAGCAGCGCTATGCCATGCGTATCTGGCTGGATGCCGACGCCATGGGTGCGCGCGGCCTGACCGTCTCCGACGTCGAGAATTCGCTGAGCGCCCAGAACGTGGAGTTGCCGGCCGGGGCTCTGGAGTCGACCGACAAGGATTACACCGTCCGGGTGGCCCGCACCTATGCGCGCGCCCAGGATTTCGCCCAGTTGCCGATCGGCACGACCGGCTCGGCCTCCATCGGTTCGGCTGGTGCGTCCGGCGCGGTCTCCACCGGGTCGATCCCCAACGGATCGGGAGCCAGCGGCGCGTTGCAGCCGCGCGCCACCTATGTGACCCGTCTGGGCGACATCGCCCGGGTCGAGGAGGCACCGGCCGAATCGAGGCGCCTGTTCCGCGGAAACGGCCTGGACCAGATCGGTCTGGCCGTGACGCGTCAGGCCCAGTCCAACGACCTTGAAATCTCCAAGGGCGTCACCGCGCTCGTCGACGAAATCCGGCCGAGCCTGCCCGAGGGCACGGAACTGGTCGTAGGGTCCGACAACTCGGTTTTCACCTCGCATGCGATCGACGAGGTCTGGATCACCATCGGCATTTCCATGGCGCTGGTCGCCCTGGTGAACTTCATCTTTCTGGGCAGCCTGCGCGCGGCGCTGATCCCGTCGATCGTGGCCCCGATCTGCCTGTTGTCGACCTTCATCGTCCTCGCCCCGCTGGGCTTTTCGCTGAACCTGCTGACCCTGCTGGCCCTGGTTCTGGCCATCGGTCTGGTGGTCGACGACGCTATTGTGGTGGTCGAGAACATCCAGCGCAGGCTGGATCACGGGGAACCTCCGCTGGTCGCGGCCGAGCGCGGGACGCGTCAGGTGTTCTTCGCCGTTATCGCCACGACCATCACCCTGCTGTCGGTGTTCGCGCCGCTGCTGTTCCTGCCGGGGTATGTCGGGCGGCTGTTCGTGGAACTGGCGGCGGCCATTGCGGCGGCGGTCGCCTTCTCGGCCTTCCTTGCGCTCAGCCTGTCCCCGATGCTGGCGTCCAAGATCCTGCGGCCCGCCGCCGGGTCTGGCTGGCTGGCGCGCAAGGTCGACTGGGCGATGGACGGGCTGAAGAACTCCTATGCCGACTCGCTGAAGATGATGGTCGGCAAGCGGATCGCGGTGATCGGCGTGTCCTTGCTGATCCTGCTGGTCGGCGCGGGGGCCGCGACCATGTTCCTGACCCTGCCCGACGAATTGGTGCCGCCGGAGGATCGCGGCCGGGTCCAGGTGCGTGTCCAGGGGCCGGAGGGAGCCGGGTTCGACTACACCCGCAAGATCATGCTGGGGTTGGAACCCATCCTGGCCGAGTACAAGAACGGCGGAGAGGTCGAGAGCTATCTGATCTCGTCGCCCGGCTTCGGTGGCGGCAATTTCAACACCGGCAATGCGTCCCTGATCCTGAAGGACTGGTCCGAGCGGGACCGGACAGCCGACCAGATCGCCCAGGAGCTGAACGGCAAGCTGCGCGGCCAGACGGGGGCCCAGGTCAATGCCTCGGTGCCCGGTGCCTTCCAGCGCGGTGGGGGCGGCGGGGGCGGCGGGGGCGGCGGGTCCAACTCGCTCGAGATGATCGTCACCGGGTCCGAGTATGGCGAGATCTACGACTGGCTGCAGCCGGTGCTGGCGGCGGCGCAGGAGAATCCCGGCTTCTCGCGGCCGCGCCTGAACTATGAGCCGAACGCCCCGCGCGTGCTGGTCGAGGTCGATCCTGAAAAGGCCGCGGCGCTGGGCGTGTCCTCGCAGGAGATCGGCCGGACTCTCGAGACGATGTTCGGGTCGCGGCGGGCCACGACCTATATCCGAGGCGGTCAGGAATACGACGTCATCCTGCAGACGGATCGGGAGGACCGGTCGTCTCTGGGCGACCTGGAAACCCTGTACGTCGGTGCCGGGTCGGGTGCGCTCGTGCCGCTGTCGTCCGTGGTCACGACCCGGACATCGGGCGATACGCCGGATCGTCGGCGGCTGGATCGCCAGCGTGCCATCACCCTGTCGGCCGATCTGAACCCCGGCACCACCATCGCCGATGCCGTCGCCTTCATGAACACGCAGATCGCGGAGCAGCCGAGAGGCGTGGTCAACATCCAGTACGGCGGCGCGGCGCGCGACCAGCAGGAAGCGGGCGGTGCCGTGGCCTGGGCCTTTGCGCTGGCACTGCTGCTGGTCTTCCTCGTGCTGGCGGCCCAGTTCGAAAGCTGGATCACGCCGGCGGTCATCATGCTGACGGTGCCCCTGGCGGCGGCGGGCGGGCTGTTCGGCCTGTTCATGGCCGGGTCCAGCCTGAACATCTATTCCCAGATCGGGCTGATCATCCTGATCGGGATTGCTGCCAAGAACGGCATTCTGATCGTGGAGTTCGCCAATCAGCTGCGCGACCAGGGACGGTCGATCACCGAGGCGATCATCGAGAGCGCGTCCCTGCGGTTGCGCCCCATCATCATGACGTCGATCGCCACGGCGTTCGGTGCCCTGCCGCTGGTCCTCTGGTCCGGCGCGGGCGCTGGCAGCCGTCAGACGATCGGCGTGGTGATCTTCACGGGCGCAATGTTCTCCACCCTGCTGACCCTGTTCGTGGTGCCGGTGATCTACGGCGCCCTGGCCCGCTTCACCCGGTCGCCGGAATACACGGCCCGCAAGATCGAGGAATGGGAAGCGCAGGAGGTCACCGCCAACGATCCGGTCCCGGCGGCGGCGGAATAG
- a CDS encoding FeoA family protein encodes MSNVISLSEARLGDKGVITRVGTDARDEHGAELERRLLELGLVEGAVIQLLHQGAIGRDPMALKVDDMRVALRRREARGLTIELFAQAAE; translated from the coding sequence ATGAGCAACGTCATTTCCCTGTCGGAAGCGCGTCTGGGCGACAAGGGTGTCATCACCCGGGTCGGCACCGATGCCCGCGACGAACACGGGGCCGAGCTGGAACGCCGCCTGCTGGAACTGGGTCTGGTCGAGGGGGCCGTGATCCAGTTGCTTCACCAGGGGGCCATCGGCAGGGATCCGATGGCGCTGAAGGTGGACGACATGCGCGTCGCCCTTCGTCGCCGCGAGGCGCGCGGCCTGACCATCGAACTGTTCGCTCAAGCCGCCGAGTAG